The genomic region AGCGGTTTATTTTAAATCAACACAACAACAAAATCCCGAGCTCAAATTCAGTGATCTAGTGACACCAGAGTCTTCAACATATCATCATATGGCTGGTGGTAGACAATATTCATCTTCTTCAACGAACCCTAATTTCACCAGATCTCAATTCCTCCTAATCATCATcacactcacttgtttcttcctcattTTCCACATCTTCACCACTTCACCTCCTACTAAATCCATCTCCTACTCGCACACTTCAATCCCAAACCAACCGTTTCTAAACCCTAACGTTCAATACTCGTTCGTCAATTCACTCCAACAGTTTTTGAATAAACCTAGAATTCCGAGATCACGTGACGATACTGTCGGTGATCCGGTTAGTGATGATGAGCAATGGGAAGTTAGGAAACTAGATGATTTGATTTGGAGAACGGAAACTGCTAGGGTTTATAGTGATGAAAGTAAGTTGTTGCCTGTTAGGGTTTATGTCTATGAGATGCCGGTTAAGTTTACTTATGACATGCTTTCACTGTATCTAAATACGTATAGAGAGACGGTTAACCTTACTTCTAATGGTAGTCCAGTTCACCGGCTTATTGAACAGGTACTTTGaatttaacttattatttttagttGAGATTGAATGGCATTGTGCTATGAAAGTCGTTATCTGATTACTGCTTATTTGGTTAGTTTTTAGTGTTCAGGTATAGTGAATATGATTATTGTTAGTATTGGATAACTTGAGGTTAGGAGTAGCTGCAAAGAAGCTGATTATATGTTGATTATTTAGTGGCATGATTAGATGTAATTCGTTATATAACTGAGTTTGCCAGTCTCTGAACCAATGGCCTGAAATGCATATGAAAGTTTATCATCTGCATGCTGTTTTGTTACAGACCTGATTCGGTTGTATAAAATGGAACGTGGAACAACAGCTGACTTGTCTTAACTAGTCATTTACTCTGTGTTCCTGTGCAGCACTCTGTTGACTACTGGCTGTGGGCGGATTTAATTGCTCCAGAGTCAGAAAGGAAAGTGAAAAGTGTTGTACGAGTCCATAATCAGGAGGATGCTGATCTCTTTTATGTTCCTTTTTTCACAACAATTAGTTACTTCTTATTGGAGAAACAGCAATGCAAAACGCTTTACAGGGTGTGAGTGGATACTAATGTAACTTTTACTTATTTGAAAAATATCTTGTGCGCATCCATAACATGTAATAAGAAAGTTGTATCTACACTTATGTATACACAAGTTGTGAATTTTAATTGATCTATTAGAATTGATGTGTTACACACACACATAACTGGAATACAACTACATTAAATTGGGCAGGAAAATCAGGAATAGAAAGACCTTTACCTGATTAAAGTATATGTTGTTTTGGGTTCTTTCTTTGATGAACCTCCATCTATAGTGACCTCATtctttaaattatttatttattagtttATTTATTTTTGTGTGATTTCAGGAAGCATTGAAGTGGGTTACTGAGCAGCCTGCATGGAAGCGGTCCGAGGGAAGAGATCACATATTTCCAATTCATCATCCGTGGTCTTTTAAGTCTGTTCGCAAATTTTTCAAAAATGCAATATGGTTGTTACCAGATATGGACTCCACAGGGAACTGGTATCTGTTATTTCTTGATATCATACATGGATTTGTTTTCTAATTTATTCTATTATCTTTAATACAACTATATATACAATTTTAGGTACAAGCCTGGCCAAGTTTCACTAGAAAAAGATTTGATACTTCCTTATGTTCCTAATCTTGATTTATGTGATGCCAAATGCTTATCAGAAAGTGCTTCAAGGAGAACCACACTGCTATACTTTCGAGGGAGGCTAAAGAGAAACGCTGTATGATTATTTACCAAGCCTCTATACCTGATTATGTCCAAATCTGTTTAAAAGGGTCTTATTCTTGTTCTTTTTGCTAGCGTGTCTCATATTTGGGCTGTATATGTGCTAAGCTGGGCTTAGTAGTTAGTATACAATCTAAGCCTTTTAGAAGTTGGCAATTTCGACCGATTTTTTGGGTTGCATACATGTCGAAGTAGGCTATGTGTTTGTATCTGAAAGGCGCTTAATGGGTgtaacgggtcaaatgggtcaCAAACAGCAATTCCTTAACGAAGGAGTACTACAAATCATGAACTAAACCACTGTTCTTCATCTTTGATCCAAGTCACTTTATTTACCATACATTGAAAAAATAGCTATACATAGGCATTAGATACTTGGAAAGAAATCATGTTCTTTTATGCTTGTGTATCTAGATCTATCTGTAAATGTGGTCGTTACTTATATTCTACTGTCAGGGAGGAAAAATACGTTCTAAACTTGGGTCAGCAATTGGTGATGCTGATGATGTCATCATTGAAGAGGGGAGTATTGGAGAGGCAGGAAAAATAGCCGCACAAAGTGGCATGCCCAAGTATGTTTTTGTCCCTGGCTCATTTATTTTCACATGGGCAGTGATTTTATACATTTTTGAGCTGGTTGTTATTTAATAAACAGATCTGTGTTTTGCCTGAGTCCAGCTGGTGATACACCATCATCTGCTAGATTGTTTGATGCCATTGTTAGTGGTTGCATACCTGTTATAGTTAGTGATGAACTTGAGCTTCCTTTTGAAGGAATACTTGATTATCGTAAGGTAAAGTGCCAATACTTTTACCCATCTTTCAAGATGGGTCAAACCGTTAAGTTGTTACAGTATTAAACATTtgagtcctttttttttttttttttttttttttttttttttttttttgctgtacaTTACTCTGGTAATGCTAACTGATGCTTATATCATAATCATCTGGTGCAGATCTCTATATTTGTTTCTTCAAGTGATGCTGTGCAGCCAGGTTggcttttttcatacctgagaagtaTCAAACCTAGTCAGATAAAAGAAATGCAAGATAACTTAGCCAAGGTTTGTGACTctaaattataataactataaaagcATGCTACAAATTTTCAAGTTGTGAAATGTGCGGAGTATAATACTCTCAAGTTCCATTACAATATTTCAAATTGAGTGAGTAAATAATCAAATACCTCAGATAAATGTGGAAGTTGTGATGTCATACATCTTTCGTAAGCTAAAAAACCTTCTTTTTTTCTAGCATAAACGGCCCATTTTGTACGTGAAAGTTGTCTCTGTTGCTGAACTATCTATTGTTGATTAAGCCCCTTTCATCATGACTTCTTTTATATATACTAGTGTGCTAGCTATCCCTTGTGCATGTGAGGTGTTGGCAGTGATCAGGATTCAGGACAGTTGCCTCACTAATTTCCAACAGTAACCCAGTCCATATATGCACTGACCTATTTGCCATTGTCAATTGAATCTCAGTTAAATCCTTACATCATACTATAGTTACTAATGTTTGACAACATGCTGCTTTAGCCTGTTATTATGATAACAAAATTTATGGCATAATTCTCATGTTCTTGAATTTTGATGATGATATTTGTTTGTGTGACAGTACGTGAAGCATTTCTTGTATTCCCATCCTGCTCAACCGTTGGGGCCAGAAGACTTGGTTTGGAGAATGGTATGCTATTCTATCTTAATGATACTAGCCTGCCCTTTTATTTTGACCCGTTTACTTGTGAAAAGGTCGACTTGGTTTAAAGTCTGTTGCTAATACATGCATCCTCATTATTGTTTTCTATATATTAAGATATCTATTTTAGAATTATGTTTCTGTAATGACAGTAAATGCATGTATTAGCTACAAAAGATGGATAACGTGTGTTTGCAAGTCAACCCAACTCAACATGTTTTGACATGTTTGAGAGTCTGCCCTTCACTTCCTTTCACTCATCGCCTGCCAATCTGATGAGTTGTTTGTTGGTGTGTTAACAGATGGCTGGTAAACTAGTGAACATCAAGCTTCACATACGGAGGTCACAACGTGTAGTAAAAGAGTCAAGAAGTATCTGCATGTGTGACTGCAGACGTCCCAATGTTACTAGCCCACTGCCTCAATGATGGGGTTCTCTTGTAATTTTTCCCATTGTTGTTCCcatttctaaaaaaaataaaattaataaaaagaaAAGTTTCCTCCCCTAATATAAGTATCTTATATTTTACGTGTAGAAAATGTGCATGTAGTAAAAGATGGTTTGTCTTAAATATATAATTACAGATAAGAGTTATGAGGTATCAAGAATCCTAGAAATGGTGATGATGTATGTGTGGGGGAATCATTTAATGTAGCAAAGGGGAGGTTGTGACTTGTGAAGAAGCATCATGACTTCATGAGGGACGTGCAACCCACATTGCTCATATGCATTCCATGATTGAAACCATTTTCATGTTTCAttttcatttaattaattattaattatatttattattattttattttattatttattatagtaTTCTAACGTGAGTATGATTTAACACGATCTATATTCCATTAATATATTGTCATGATCCGTCCACATGATctgatatttttatttttttattttttttttttaagttattttgtCAATTAATAGTACAAcgcaaaaattgatatttttagatGGGATACACAAATTAATTCTTTAACCCTCACAAGATGATCTATATTATTCACTATATGTATGTATTTTACACGAGTTATTAGTTTCAAAATTTATCAGCATCAAATCATATGATGGTTAGAAAAAAGATAAGAAATAAACTCGATGAGGCTACATATATTTGGTTACAAATACTCGACCATCTTAGATAAATTGGATGTGTCAACAAGTTCACTCATTTACACAAATTAATTATAAGTTCCATAAGTATACTTTGTTATTGCAATGTGTGTTTATGTGTAAAAATGAATTGTTAGTTTGTCAATATGGTGTTTTGGttaaaggaaagaaaaagaaaCATTAATTAATTAGTCAAttatttatttttggttaaaaaatAAACGTAAAATGAATGGAAGAAGACCTTCATCTGAAGATGAAAGAAACTAAACCAAATTGGTATAAGAAGCGAAACaatatcgataaaaacaatgaaaaaaaaaaaaaaaaaaaaaaaaaacaacaactaAGAACAccctatgtagcgacccgaccaaaaacgtcattgacggcgtcgctaactgaggtcccgttacgtggtcgtagtccctataagagactcgtttgaccaaaattatgtcgcattcatttgaaatgtacaaaacttgcaaagtttagtttaccaaacggatcgacaatatgtttaagtttacaaaagttataaagtatgaatgaaataacttgcgacataattagtttgaaatcccagttgctataaatagcgtaagtatgtagacaaaagtttgaatccaaaagtgctatccctagcgtatgcatgcatggttgactccaatcaagtaatcaaagagagcggaagcatgtaacaagtaaccaagtatgaacctgagaaaacatatagaaaactgtcaacgaaaacgttggtgaaatcataggtttaagtaagtaagtgagtaaaagtaagtcgaaccacaagatttgcaacattgataaaatagtaatacattctaaaagttaatattcacgagcacccaattatcaaggcttaacattccgtccgttgatatcccattaatagtgctagaacaacactgtttcccgaaaatatatttcatccgtagacggtagcgaaccgtcctagatgagggtttgtcaaacccatatggccatacaacataagttcacgcctacacttacacactgcaagagtaactaatgataatcgaattgaggatttcgttctaaactcgtatgtagaatgtttgttttcctttacttgtgttcacttagtttaaaagtaatgtttatgttttctcatcccaaatgtaagttcaaaagagtaaaagtgggactatgatctcacctcgagtgcacgagtataaatgtactccacaagtaaacgtatgcatgaaagttgcttagccttgacctaaacaagtaagttatatcaattaaccggttacgacacaaggtcgggtgaaatgtgttcaattagtcctatggctcgttacgactcgattatatagcatgtgaatcacgttgtcaagtttcatgcaagaaacaagtataaaagaagattagaaggattgcacaagtgtttggttaagtttgactaaaagtcaaactttagtcaaagtcaacgaaaaagtcaacgtgttcgggtcgggtctcggacaatttttctaagcttagaatccatatataagcatgttggccaagtttcatgtcaatcggagttgcgtagcatagttagatttttacgaaaattggaaattttggacagccacatttccacgctttaagccgcgccgtggctagaggagccgcgccgcggcttaacactagaAAAAAAATGCTGGGCAGTTTTAAgtgtaggctcgaaccaaacttcaaacaaacgtaacttttgactcgttaacattcaaaacacgtatcttatatcgttggaaaggtaatttaaagaggaacacaactaaacacatttcatgaatcaaatccatcattaacaacaatgaaaacctcatcaaatgttcattaaacgttcaaaatcaaagtttcgagttcacaaaacgcatttctttgaaatgtcccgttcttattgattaaaaacgttccatattaattgatttcgttgcgaggttttgacctctatatgagacgtttttcaaagactgcattcattttaaaacaaaccataacctttatttcatcaataaaggtttaaaaagctttacgtagattatcaaataatgataatctaaaatatcctgtttacacacgaccattacataatagtttacaatacaaatatgttacaacaaaataagtttcttgaatgcagtttttacacaatatcatacaagcatggactccaaatctcgtccttatttaagtatgcgacagcggaagctcttaataatcacctgagaataaacatgcttaaaacgtcaacaaaaatgttggtgagttataggtttaacctgtatatatcaaatcataataatagaccacaagatttcatatttcaatacacaccccatacatagagataaaaatcattcatatggtgaacacctggtaaccgacattaacaagatgcatatataagaatatccccatcattccgggacacccttcggatatgatataaatttcgaagtactaaagcatccggtactttggatggggtttgttaggcccaatagatctatctttaggattcgcctcaattagggtgtatgttccctaattcttagattaccagacttaataaaaaggggcatattcgatttcgataattcaaccatagaatgtagtttcacgtacttgtgtctattttgtaaatcatttataaaacctgcatgtattctcatcccaaaaatattagattttaaaagtgggactataactcactttcacagatttttacttagtcgggaagtaagacttggccactggttgattcacgaacctataacaatatatacatatatatcaaagtatgttcaaaatatatttacaacacttttaatatattttgatgttttaagtttattaagtcagctgtcctcgttagtaacctacaactagttgtccacagttagatgtatagaaataaatcgataaatattatcttgaatcaatccacgacccagtgtatacgtatctcagtattgatcacaactcaaactatatatattttggaatcaacctcaaccctgtatagctaactccaacattcacatgtagagtgtctatggttgttccgaaatatatatagatgtgtcgacatgataggtcgaaacattgtatacgtgtctatggtatctcaagattacataatatacaatacaagttgattaagttatggttggaatagatttgttacaaattttcacgtagctaaaatgagaaaaattatccaatcttgttttacccataacttcttcattttaaatccgttttgagtgaatcgaattgctatggtttcatattgaactctattttatgaatctaaacagaaaaagtataggtttatagtcggaaaaataagttgcaagtcgtttttgtaaaggtagtcatttcagtcgaaagaacgacgtctagatgaccattttagaaaacatacttccactttgagtttaaccataatttttggatatagtttcatgttcataataaaaatcattttctcagaataacaacttttaaatcaaattttatcatagtttttaattaactaacccaaaacagcccgcggtgttactacgagggcgtaaatccggttttacggtgtttttcgtgtctccaggttttaaatcattaagttagcatatcatatagatatagaacatgtgtttatttgattttaaaagtcaagttagaaggattaacttttgtttgcgaacaagtttagaattaactaaactatgttctagtgattacaagtttaaaccttcgaataagatagctttatatgtatgaattgaatgatgttatgaacatcattactaccttaagttccttggataaacctactggaaaagtgaaaaatggatctagcttcaacggatccttggatggctcgaagttcttgaagcagaatcatgacacgaaaacaagttcaagtaagatcatcacttgaaataagattgttatagttatagaaattgaaccaaagtttgaatatgattattaccttatattagaatgataacctactgtaagaaacaaagatttcttgaggttggatgatcaccttacaagattggaagtgagctagcaaacttgaaagtattcttgattttatgtaactagaacttgtagaatatatgaagaacacttagaacttgaagatagaacttgagagagatcaattagatgaagaaaattgaagaatgaaagtgtttgtaggtgtttttggtcgttggtgtatggattagatataaaggatatgtaattttgttttcatgtaaataagtcatgaatgattactcatatttttgtaattttatgagatatttcatgctagttgccaaatgatggttcccacatgtgttaggtgactcacatgggctgctaagagctgatcattggagtgtatataccaatagtacatacatctaaaagctgtgtattgtacgagtacgaatacgggtgcatacgagtagaattgttgatgaaactgaacgaggatgtaattgtaagcatttttgttaagtggaagtattttgataagtgtattgaagtctttcaaaagtgtataaatacatattaaaacactacatgtatatacattttaactgagtcgttaagtcatcgttagtcgttacatgtaagtgttgttttgaaacatttaggttaacgatcttgttaaatgttgttaacccaatgtttataatatcaaatgagattttatattattatattatcatgatattatcatgtatgaatatctcttaatatgatatatatacattaaatgtctttacaacgataatcgttacatatatgtctcgtttaaaaatcattaagttagtagtcttgtttatacatatgtagttcattgttaatatacttaatgatatgtttacttatcatagtatcatgttacaagttttaacgttcgtgaatcaccggtcaacttgggtggtcaattgtctatatgaaacatatttcaattaatcaagtcttaacaagtttgattgcttaacatgttggaaacatttaatcatgtaaatatcaatctcaattaatatatataaacatggaaaagttcgggtcactacattcttgACTCGAaaaaccaatttacacatacgatacgccgttttgaaggtaatgaaacatacaatacaactaatcactaactaataacatttcatggcattcaaagcatcaaaagttcattttaagtctaccaaccctaaccaaaattcacaaaaatcaataatcatgttcttgaagttttcttaatcaacctacacatcaaaatgaagctagtgatactagtaacacagttaaaacatgaactttaaccatttaacaacattcaatcacccaaaacacaagattaagcaacccattttaaatgttcaaactagttactcaaaacaacaaatcgagcaaacaaaatatatattcatgttatacacgagccatagacactaactaacatcatttcaagtatataaaacgaatttagagaaatctagtattttagaaatgttacccaaatgtgatgaaattggtatcaaaatgtagaggatgaagagaggattccaaatatataatttgttttgatgtttgcttcttgattcggatttagatgatgatttagtgaaatgggtgttttgagttcaaaGATGGAAGAGAGAAAAGAAGGTAGGAGGAGAAGtgagaatgaatggatgaggatggtgggaggtggttgacttagtcaaccactAGTTACCATTTTGCtcacttgacaacattagtccctcgagtttgaaagcgggtgcgtgaattaaccaaacgaatattttaaaaacgctcgagtaaacgagtgatgttataattaaataacgtggatattatgaacgttagtcaacgaaaactacgaatttaaataatgaaagatattattaaaaaaaaaaagacagtgttaaaaataaatttaacggaaaaatgcgggatgttacaccctAACCTAATTGAAGGAAACTAAGTAATAC from Rutidosis leptorrhynchoides isolate AG116_Rl617_1_P2 chromosome 9, CSIRO_AGI_Rlap_v1, whole genome shotgun sequence harbors:
- the LOC139869032 gene encoding probable arabinosyltransferase ARAD1, giving the protein MAGGRQYSSSSTNPNFTRSQFLLIIITLTCFFLIFHIFTTSPPTKSISYSHTSIPNQPFLNPNVQYSFVNSLQQFLNKPRIPRSRDDTVGDPVSDDEQWEVRKLDDLIWRTETARVYSDESKLLPVRVYVYEMPVKFTYDMLSLYLNTYRETVNLTSNGSPVHRLIEQHSVDYWLWADLIAPESERKVKSVVRVHNQEDADLFYVPFFTTISYFLLEKQQCKTLYREALKWVTEQPAWKRSEGRDHIFPIHHPWSFKSVRKFFKNAIWLLPDMDSTGNWYKPGQVSLEKDLILPYVPNLDLCDAKCLSESASRRTTLLYFRGRLKRNAGGKIRSKLGSAIGDADDVIIEEGSIGEAGKIAAQSGMPKSVFCLSPAGDTPSSARLFDAIVSGCIPVIVSDELELPFEGILDYRKISIFVSSSDAVQPGWLFSYLRSIKPSQIKEMQDNLAKYVKHFLYSHPAQPLGPEDLVWRMMAGKLVNIKLHIRRSQRVVKESRSICMCDCRRPNVTSPLPQ